The Vicia villosa cultivar HV-30 ecotype Madison, WI linkage group LG1, Vvil1.0, whole genome shotgun sequence genome includes a region encoding these proteins:
- the LOC131601563 gene encoding cytokinin dehydrogenase 3-like yields the protein MAKNYTFLIYFILLHISSTLGKTEQCKILLPQHLPNFDISISNKLNMDPETIHHVSNDYGNMVHEFPAAVFHPSSIQDIIALIKISYNSSVPFSIAARGQGHSTNGQAMARDGVVVDMASFRKQRKEVAISVSEDPLIGYYVDVGGEQLWIDVLYGTLEYGLAPVSWTDYLYLTVGGTLSNAGISGQTFRYGPQINNVHELDVITGKGDFVTCSSEKNQELYNSVLGGLGQFGVITRARISLEPAPTMVKWMRLIYSDFSSFTKDQELLISMNGVKLNFLEGMVLMQQGSINNWRSSFFPLSQHSRIASLINKHNILYCLDLAKYYDHPSDKMVDKEIQVMLQGLAYIPGFHYEKNVSYVEFLNRVRSGELKLQSQGLWDVPHPWLNLFIPKSQILDFNSGVFKDIMLKRNLTNGIVLVYPMNKSKWDDRMSAITSEEDVFYTVGFLHSGRFDDWKAYEAQNKEILKFCSDVGIKVKQYLPNHNTQEDWKNHFGGKWKNFLERKLQFDPRMILSPGQKIFNNNYYQVF from the exons ATGGCTAAAAACTAcacttttctcatctatttcATTCTCCTACATATATCTAGTACCCTAGGAAAAACCGAGCAATGCAAAATTCTTCTACCACAACATCTTCCAAATTTTGATATTTCTATATCCAACAAACTCAATATGGATCCTGAAACAATTCACCATGTTTCGAATGACTATGGCAACATggttcatgaatttcccgcagcAGTGTTTCATCCATCTTCGATCCAAGACATAATAGCCTTAATAAAAATCTCATACAATAGCTCCGTTCCTTTCAGCATAGCAGCTAGAGGACAAGGTCACTCCACAAATGGACAAGCCATGGCACGTGATGGAGTTGTAGTTGACATGGCTAGCTTcagaaaacaaagaaaagaggTTGCTATTAGTGTCTCTGAAGATCCTTTGATCGGTTACTATGTTGATGTTGGAGGAGAACAACTATGGATTGATGTTTTGTATGGGACACTTGAATATGGACTTGCACCTGTCTCTTGGACTGATTATCTTTACCTAACGGTTGGAGGAACACTTTCTAATGCTGGAATTAGTGGCCAGACGTTTCGGTATGGACCTCAAATCAACAACGTTCATGAATTGGATGTCATTACTG GAAAAGGAGATTTTGTAACATGTTCTTCTGAAAAGAATCAAGAGTTATATAACAGTGTTCTTGGAGGCTTAGGACAATTTGGAGTTATAACAAGGGCAAGAATTTCTCTTGAGCCAGCTCCCACAATG GTCAAGTGGATGAGACTCATCTACAGTGACTTTTCATCTTTTACCAAAGATCAGGAATTATTAATCTCTATGAATGGAGTAAAACTGAATTTTTTGGAAGGGATGGTGCTAATGCAACAAGGTTCCATAAATAATTGGAGATCCTCTTTCTTTCCTTTGTCTCAACATTCAAGAATAGCTTCTTTAATAAATAAACACAACATTCTCTATTGTCTTGATTTGGCTAAATATTATGATCACCCATCTGACAAAATGGTGGACAAG GAGATTCAAGTTATGCTTCAAGGACTAGCTTATATTCCTGGATTTCACTATGAGAAAAATGTTTCATATGTTGAGTTCTTGAATAGAGTCCGAAGTGGAGAATTGAAGCTTCAGTCACAAGGATTGTGGGATGTTCCTCACCCATGGCTTAATTTGTTTATACCAAAATCCCAAATACTGGATTTTAATTCCGGTGTATTTAAGGATATAATGCTTAAAAGAAACCTCACTAATGGAATTGTCCTCGTTTATCCCATGAATAAAAGCAA GTGGGATGATAGAATGTCAGCAATTACATCAGAAGAGGATGTTTTCTACACAGTTGGATTTTTACACTCAGGTAGATTTGATGACTGGAAAGCATATGAAGCTCAAAACaaagaaattttgaagttttgtaGTGATGTTGGCATTAAGGTTAAGCAATATCTTCCCAACCACAACACACAGGAAGATTGGAAAAACCATTTTGGTGGTAAATGGAAGAATTTCTTAGAAAGAAAACTTCAGTTTGATCCTAGAATGATTCTATCACCCGGACAAAAAATCTTCAACAACAATTATTACCAAgtgttttaa